The DNA sequence GTTGATCGGGCTTCCAGCGATCATGACTTCCTCACCTGTGTCTGCGTGTTCCACTTCGGGAAGCATGTTATTTGCCTTGAAGTGGGGGTCGTCGACGATGTCTTCGACGGTATACACCGGCCCACACGGTACGTCGTCTCCTAACATCTCGAATAGTTCCCTCTTCGAGAATTGTTCGGTCCACGAACTAATGATTGGACGGAGCGTATCCTTGTTTTCCAGCCGGTCTGCCTTCTCGGGATACTGCTCGGCCAAGTCAGGACGGTCCATGTATTCGCAAAGCGAACGCCACTGGCCGTTGGTGATCGCTGTAATGACGATGTATCCGTCAGTTGTCGGGAACCGATCGTAGGGAAACAGAAGCGGATGAGAATTCCCCTGAGGGCCGGGTGTATCGCCGCCTACCGAGTATTGATGGACGATCCGTTCAGTCAGCGATAGGACTCCATCGACCATCGCAGTGTCCACGTACTGGCCCTCGCCAGTCCGTTCACGATGATGGAGGGCCGATAGGATCCCGACGAGCGTGAGTACCGCTGGGAAGATGTCTCCGATACCAGGACCTGCCTTCAGTGGGCCGGTTTCTTCGGTACCAGTGATGCTCATGATACCACCCATGGCCTGTGCGATTAGATCGAACGCCGGTTGATCTGCATATGGGGTATCAGTAACTCGTGGGTCACCGAACCCCCGAATGGAGGCGTATATTAGCTCTGGGTTGATTTCAGAGAGCCTCTCGTAGGAAAGTCCCAGACCGTCCATCGTTCCCACGGTGAAGTTCTCTATCAGGATATCGGCGTCTTCGACGAGTAGTTTGAACACCTCTTTGCCTTCTTCCGTCTTCAGGTTCAGTACGACGCTGCGTTTGTTTCTGTTGACGCTATTGAAGTATCCGCCGTACGCCTCATCCGGCTGGAGGTGAGGCGCGTTGTCCCGGACGAGATCCCCATCGGGAGATTCTATTTTGATCACGTCTGCACCGAGATCACTGAGCGTCATTGTCGCGAACGGCCCTGCCATTACGTGTGTCATATCGATCACACGAAGGCCTGCGAGAGGTCCCGCGTCACCGTTTTCCTTCTTCGTCTGTTCTGAGTTATCTACCATTGGTCATCCAGTTGCTTGTATCTCCGTCTCTTCACCGTCTCCCGTGGACCAGAGTCGCTGTAGAGAGTGTCTTTCCATATTTTTCGCTGATCCACCGTCGGATTACTTATCTCTCGTTGGGAGGTCTGCAGAGACGGTTCCAGAAATTACACGTTCGCCTTCCCCGTTTTCCATGACGAGGTCACAGGTGACACTCGCGTCATCATCGTCTACCGATGCGACTTCAGCATATCCAGTTAGATCGTCGCCGGGCCATGCGATTGCGTCGAACTGCGTCCGATAGTGAGTCACGGTCGAGAGACCGAGCCACTCGACGACGACGTTACTGAGAAATGCCGTGTTCAGCATTCCCATGGCGAATACGTCGTCATATCCCTGTGATGTCGTGAAGTCGTGATCATAGTGAAGGGGGTTGAAATCACCAGAGGCACCGGCATATCGGACGAAGTCAGAGACCTTGATGTCGCTTATCTCCAGCATTGGACTGCGATCACCGACCTCGAGATCCTCGAAATACGTTTTCCCCGGCGATTCGCCTAGTGTTACGTCAGTTGAAGGTACGTGTGTCATATTTCACTCCGTGATTATCCGCGTTTTTCTAGTGGTAACAACGGGCTCGCCATCTGCATCTTCGTACTCCGTCTTGAAGATCCCGAAGATGAGCTCGCCGTTCGATCCCTCTTTTGTGAAGGTTTCCTCGAGGCTACGTTTGGCGGTTAGTTGATCGCCCGCTTCCGGCTGGCGATGAATGTCGTACTCCTGGGCCCCATGGAGCGCAAGCTGTTCGTCGAAGAATTCGTCAGGCTCGTACGACGGGTGACGAGACCGTTCGAATCGGTACGTCTCTACGAACGTAAGGGGTGCTGGAATCGAAGAATACCCTTCTTCGGCGGCAGCCGCTTCATCTCTGAATATCTCGTGGTTGCTGTATATCGCATCAGCGAATTCCTCGATCTTGCCTGCCTCTACCGGGAACGTAAACTCCATCGGCGGCATCTCTTCAAGTTCAGCTAACTGCTCTTCTAACGCGTCTCCCATACTGGGGGAACAATCACGTTGCTATTTATAATTTTCGGTGGCTTACGTCAGTGACTAGTTCGTCTCCAGCCACGTCTCAGTCTCCCTGACGATTCATAGCGGAAAATTGTGTCACAGTTATCTACGATACCGGAAGGACGACGGTGCCAAGACGGTTATCGAAGACTAGATAGTGGGCGATTAGAGGGGTGGGTGGTCCAACGGAGGCAATTCATCGCTGTCACTTGACTCCCTTTTCGAAGAGGCGGTCTGCGATAATGCGTTGTTGAATCTCGCTCGTCCCGTCGACGATTTTGAGTAGACGTGCATCCCGCCAGTACCGTTCGAGCGGATAATCTGTTGTGTACCCGTTCCCACCATGGATCTGGATACCTTCGCTGGTCACCTCTTCAGCCATCTCGCTGGCGTAGTATTTCGCCATCGCAGCTTCGTGGTCACACCGCGCTTCGAGATCTAACCGACCGTCTTCCGTCTGCTTTTTTCGTGCCACGTCGTGGGTCAACTGTCTCGCAGCTTCGATTTTCGTCGCCATCGTCGCTAGTTTGAAACGGATTGCCTGGAAGTTACCGATCTCCTCACCGAATTGCTCGCGTTCTTGTGCGTACGCAAGCGAGTCCTCGAGGGCACCCCTCGCTAGCCCGATCCCGCGTGAAGCG is a window from the Natrinema halophilum genome containing:
- a CDS encoding CaiB/BaiF CoA transferase family protein, translating into MVDNSEQTKKENGDAGPLAGLRVIDMTHVMAGPFATMTLSDLGADVIKIESPDGDLVRDNAPHLQPDEAYGGYFNSVNRNKRSVVLNLKTEEGKEVFKLLVEDADILIENFTVGTMDGLGLSYERLSEINPELIYASIRGFGDPRVTDTPYADQPAFDLIAQAMGGIMSITGTEETGPLKAGPGIGDIFPAVLTLVGILSALHHRERTGEGQYVDTAMVDGVLSLTERIVHQYSVGGDTPGPQGNSHPLLFPYDRFPTTDGYIVITAITNGQWRSLCEYMDRPDLAEQYPEKADRLENKDTLRPIISSWTEQFSKRELFEMLGDDVPCGPVYTVEDIVDDPHFKANNMLPEVEHADTGEEVMIAGSPINFSKTPSSVSRRAPFLGEHTEEVLAEMGFDENDITELQDSGAIDIRNDD
- a CDS encoding MaoC family dehydratase → MTHVPSTDVTLGESPGKTYFEDLEVGDRSPMLEISDIKVSDFVRYAGASGDFNPLHYDHDFTTSQGYDDVFAMGMLNTAFLSNVVVEWLGLSTVTHYRTQFDAIAWPGDDLTGYAEVASVDDDDASVTCDLVMENGEGERVISGTVSADLPTRDK
- a CDS encoding FAS1-like dehydratase domain-containing protein yields the protein MGDALEEQLAELEEMPPMEFTFPVEAGKIEEFADAIYSNHEIFRDEAAAAEEGYSSIPAPLTFVETYRFERSRHPSYEPDEFFDEQLALHGAQEYDIHRQPEAGDQLTAKRSLEETFTKEGSNGELIFGIFKTEYEDADGEPVVTTRKTRIITE